A portion of the Canis lupus baileyi chromosome 6, mCanLup2.hap1, whole genome shotgun sequence genome contains these proteins:
- the KIAA0040 gene encoding uncharacterized protein KIAA0040 homolog: MEKISSFFNIIWDTILTKHQEGLFNTICLGILLGLPLLVVITFLFICCHCCWSRPGKSGQQPQQNKGKKRRKKKKKAEEDLWISAQPKLLQMEKRPSLPV; encoded by the coding sequence ATGGAGAAAATTAGCTCCTTCTTCAATATCATTTGGGACACCATCTTGACCAAACACCAAGAGGGCCTCTTCAACACCATCTGCCTGGGCATCCTCTTGGGGCTGCCACTACTAGTGGTCATCACGTTCCTCTTCATCTGTTGCCATTGCTGCTGGAGCCGGCCAGGCAAGAGTGGCCAACAGCCGCAGCAAAAtaaggggaagaagaggaggaagaagaagaagaaggctgaAGAAGATCTCTGGATCTCTGCACAGCCCAAGCTTCTCCAGATGGAAAAGAGGCCATCACTACCTGTCTAG